One Gossypium raimondii isolate GPD5lz chromosome 3, ASM2569854v1, whole genome shotgun sequence genomic window carries:
- the LOC105793864 gene encoding dolichyl-diphosphooligosaccharide--protein glycosyltransferase subunit 1A, whose protein sequence is MESFRFCFLMLTIAILASPALSDLVLSKVDRRIYLTSHIVRISSTMKVENAGSEKESKVLLAFPEQQAKNMAYLIATPHEGKGKGKNPVVALPVEAANPKDMPAALTLYSVSLPKGLAEGDSFTFDVLAVFTHALRPIPEQITQADIQLVLYQDSAHYLSPYAVKVQSLSVKLPDSRIESYTKLENTKIHGSEIKYGPYENIPSFSYSPIAVHFESNLPFAVAHELVREIEISHWGNVQVTEHYKLIHGGAQSKGEFSRLDFQARPNVRGASAFRYLVANLPPRAHSVYYRDEIGNISTSHLRGDSKKTELLIEPRYPMFGGWRTAFTIGYGLPLQDFLFESDGKRFLNITFSSPMVELVIDALIVKVVLPEGSSDISVAAPFPVEQWQETKISHLDIDGRPVVVLKKTNVVPEHNQFFQVYYHFSQLSMLREPLMLISGFFFFFVACIVYMHADISISKSSASYLAKQQWEEVQAVIQQVQNIISRCLTTHDNLEASLRDLSRTGNIQACKAARKAADGLLKELSKELKPLLTFLQSSPSAAQVLPKVEELVAKERELQEKVMVKHSTVVDGYEKKLGARDIENRVALQQQKLTALRQEVDDLLEFIDEI, encoded by the exons ATGGAGAGTTTCCGGTTTTGTTTCCTTATGCTTACAATCGCAATTTTGGCATCACCCGCACTTTCCGATCTGGTCCTTTCCAAAGTCGATCGACGC ATATATTTGACATCACATATTGTTCGGATTTCTTCAACTATGAAG GTGGAGAATGCAGGTTCCGAAAAGGAGTCCAAGGTTTTGCTGGCTTTTCCTGAGCAACAAGCCAAAAATATGGCATATTTGATTGCTACTCCACATGAAgggaaagggaaaggaaaaaacCCTGTTGTTGCTCTCCCTGTTGAGGCTGCCAACCCAAAAGACATGCCTGCTGCTTTGACACTCTATTCAGTATCTTTGCCTAAGGGATTAGCTGAGGGTGATAGCTTCACTTTTGATGTCTTGGCCGTATTTACCCATGCCTTGCGACCTATTCCTGAGCAAATCACTCAGGCTGATATTCAGCTTGTACTATACCAGGATAGTGCACACTATCTATCTCCTTATGCTGTGAAGGTTCAGTCTCTAAGTGTTAAATTGCCTGATTCTAGAATTGAATCCTATACAAAACTGGAGAACACAAAGATTCATGGTTCAGAAATCAAATATGGTCCTTATGAGAATATTCCTTCATTCTCGTACTCACCCATAGCAGTTCATTTTGAAAGCAATTTACCCTTTGCTGTTGCTCATGAATTGGTGAGAGAGATAGAAATTTCCCATTGGGGTAATGTGCAAGTCACTGAGCATTACAAGCTCATACATGGTGGTGCCCAGAGCAAGGGTGAATTTTCCAG GCTTGATTTCCAGGCCAGACCCAACGTTCGTGGTGCATCGGCCTTTAGGTATCTTGTTGCAAACTTGCCACCAAGGGCACATTCTGTTTATTACAGGGATGAAATTGGCAATATATCAACGTCTCATCTGAGGGGTGACTCCAAAAAG ACGGAACTATTGATTGAACCTAGGTACCCGATGTTTGGTGGCTGGAGAACTGCGTTTACCATTGGATATGGCTTGCCGCTTCAGGACTTTTTGTTTGAGTCAGACGGGAAGCGCTTTCTTAATATCACTTTTAGTAGCCCAATGGTTGAGTTGGTTATTGATGCACTCATTGTGAAG GTTGTTTTGCCTGAGGGTTCTAGTGACATATCTGTagcagctccatttcctgtggAGCAGTGGCAAGAG ACCAAGATCTCCCACTTGGATATTGATGGTAGACCAGTAGTTGTGCTCAAAAAAACTAATGTTGTGCCTGAGCACAATCAATTTTTTCAG GTCTATTACCATTTCAGTCAACTATCGATGCTCAGGGAGCCACTGATGTTAATTTCagggtttttcttcttttttgttgctTGCATTGTTTATATGCATGCAGACATATCAATCTCCAAGTCTTCTGCTTCTTATTTGGCTAAACAGCAGTGGGAAGAG GTTCAGGCAGTGATTCAGCAGGTTCAGAATATCATAAGTAGATGCTTGACAACACATGATAACCTGGAAGCATCACTACGTGATCTTTCTAGGACTGGGAACATTCAAGCTTGTAAAGCTGCTCGAAAAGCAGCTGATGGTTTGTTAAAAGAGCTGTCCAAAGAATTGAAACCCTTGCTGACCTTCTTGCAATCTTCTCCATCAGCTGCTCAAGTATTACCCAAG GTGGAGGAGCTGGTGGCTAAGGAGAGAGAATTACAGGAAAAAGTAATGGTGAAGCACTCTACAGTGGTGGACGGCTATGAGAAGAAGTTGGGGGCCCGTGATATTGAGAACCGGGTGGCTTTGCAGCAACAGAAACTTACAGCACTGAGGCAAGAAGTTGATGATCTTCTTGAGTTCATtgatgaaatataa